A genomic window from Acinetobacter lwoffii includes:
- the nuoK gene encoding NADH-quinone oxidoreductase subunit NuoK: MGNIPLEHGLIVASILFALGFYGVMVRRNLLFILMSLEIMMNAAALAFVLAGSAWAQPDGQIMFILILTLAAAEACIGLAIVLQFYHRFHHLDVDAASEMRG, from the coding sequence ATGGGCAACATCCCTTTAGAGCATGGTTTGATCGTTGCATCTATTCTCTTTGCACTGGGTTTTTACGGTGTAATGGTGCGACGCAACCTACTATTTATTTTAATGAGCCTTGAAATCATGATGAACGCTGCTGCTTTAGCGTTCGTCCTGGCGGGCAGTGCATGGGCACAGCCAGATGGTCAGATCATGTTTATCCTGATCCTGACGCTTGCTGCGGCAGAGGCTTGTATTGGTCTTGCGATCGTCCTTCAGTTCTATCATCGCTTCCATCACCTGGATGTGGATGCTGCTAGTGAGATGCGCGGATGA
- the nuoE gene encoding NADH-quinone oxidoreductase subunit NuoE: protein MMILTDKKPRVNVEGILTADEIHDIEHHMGHYPYPRAACLDALKCVQRRNGWVDDAQMNAIAQMLSMSVADLEGVATFYNRIYRQPVGRHVILLCDSIACFLMGAETLAEAFQRELGIQFGQTTADGRFTLLPICCLGNCDKGPTLMIDEDTHGLVEVTSVKQLLEKYV, encoded by the coding sequence ATGATGATTTTGACTGATAAAAAGCCACGTGTGAATGTTGAAGGAATTTTGACTGCGGACGAAATTCACGATATCGAACATCACATGGGGCACTACCCATACCCACGTGCAGCGTGTCTAGATGCGCTGAAGTGTGTACAACGCCGTAATGGCTGGGTAGATGATGCGCAAATGAATGCCATCGCACAAATGCTGAGCATGAGCGTTGCAGACCTTGAAGGTGTGGCAACGTTCTATAACCGTATTTACCGTCAGCCGGTCGGTCGTCACGTAATTTTATTATGTGATTCGATTGCGTGTTTCCTGATGGGTGCGGAAACTTTGGCAGAAGCATTCCAGCGCGAATTAGGCATCCAGTTTGGTCAAACGACTGCAGATGGTCGTTTTACTTTGCTGCCAATTTGCTGTCTGGGCAACTGTGACAAAGGTCCAACCTTAATGATTGATGAAGACACGCACGGTCTGGTTGAAGTGACTTCGGTGAAACAGCTGTTGGAGAAGTATGTATGA
- the nuoI gene encoding NADH-quinone oxidoreductase subunit NuoI, translating to MFKFLAGFGSIVRSLWMVFSHATRKRDTILYPEVPAEEIVPPRFRGRIVLTRDPDGEERCVACNLCAVACPVGCISLQKAEREDGRWYPEFFRINFSRCIFCGMCEEACPTTAIQMTPDFELGEYVRQDLVYEKEHLLISGPGKYPDYNFYRVTGMAVAGKDKGQAQRESAPVDVRSLLP from the coding sequence ATGTTTAAATTTCTAGCTGGATTCGGGTCAATCGTTCGTTCGTTGTGGATGGTGTTCAGCCACGCAACACGTAAACGTGACACCATTTTATATCCGGAAGTGCCGGCCGAAGAAATCGTGCCACCACGCTTCCGTGGTCGTATCGTATTGACACGCGACCCTGATGGCGAAGAACGCTGTGTGGCATGTAACCTGTGTGCGGTTGCCTGTCCGGTAGGCTGTATTTCACTACAAAAAGCAGAACGTGAAGATGGTCGCTGGTATCCGGAATTTTTCCGTATCAACTTCTCACGCTGTATTTTCTGCGGTATGTGTGAAGAAGCGTGTCCAACCACTGCGATTCAGATGACCCCGGACTTCGAGCTTGGCGAATATGTTCGTCAGGACTTGGTCTATGAAAAAGAACACCTGCTGATTTCTGGTCCCGGTAAATATCCTGACTATAACTTCTACCGTGTAACCGGTATGGCAGTTGCAGGCAAGGACAAAGGTCAAGCACAGCGTGAAAGTGCACCTGTTGATGTACGGAGTCTATTACCATGA
- the nuoH gene encoding NADH-quinone oxidoreductase subunit NuoH, with translation MEQELIRQTPLWAENWPIAYSVIQAIVILLVVVLIAALMSFIERRLLGLWQDRYGPNRVGPGGMFQIVADMLKIMFKEDWTPKFADKLTFRMAPAVAMATAVLSFMVIPVSPYLGVADMNIGLLFFMAMAGIAVYAVLFGGWSSNNKYALLGGLRSAAQTISYEVFLGISLMGVVAIAGSFNMREIVEAQKDVWFVIPQFLGFLIFVVAGVAVTHRHPFDQPEAEQELAEGYHVEYGGMKWGMFFVAEYVNVVLISALIVTLFFGGWLAPFNLDIPFLPAAFWFIIKTAFFVMMFVLARGSLMRPRYDQVMNFGWKICLPLALVNLLVTGAVILMNQA, from the coding sequence ATGGAACAAGAATTAATCCGTCAAACGCCGCTGTGGGCTGAAAACTGGCCAATTGCCTATTCAGTCATTCAAGCGATTGTGATCTTGCTGGTTGTAGTACTGATCGCTGCGTTGATGTCTTTTATTGAACGTCGTTTACTCGGCTTGTGGCAAGACCGCTACGGTCCGAACCGTGTTGGTCCGGGCGGTATGTTCCAGATTGTTGCCGACATGCTGAAAATCATGTTCAAGGAAGACTGGACACCTAAGTTTGCTGACAAATTGACGTTCCGTATGGCGCCTGCAGTTGCGATGGCAACTGCAGTGCTGTCGTTCATGGTTATTCCTGTATCACCTTATTTAGGTGTAGCAGACATGAACATCGGCCTGTTGTTCTTTATGGCAATGGCCGGTATTGCAGTTTATGCAGTCCTGTTCGGTGGCTGGTCATCAAACAACAAATATGCCTTACTGGGCGGTTTACGTTCTGCGGCTCAGACCATTTCTTATGAAGTGTTCTTGGGTATCTCATTGATGGGTGTGGTGGCAATTGCCGGTTCATTCAACATGCGTGAAATCGTTGAAGCGCAAAAAGATGTATGGTTTGTGATTCCTCAGTTCCTTGGCTTCCTGATCTTTGTGGTTGCGGGTGTTGCGGTAACGCATCGTCACCCATTTGACCAACCAGAAGCAGAACAAGAATTGGCAGAAGGTTACCATGTCGAATACGGCGGTATGAAGTGGGGGATGTTCTTCGTTGCGGAATACGTCAACGTGGTACTGATCTCTGCATTGATCGTGACTTTATTCTTCGGTGGCTGGCTTGCGCCATTCAACCTTGATATTCCGTTCCTTCCAGCAGCATTCTGGTTCATTATCAAAACAGCATTCTTTGTAATGATGTTTGTACTGGCGCGTGGTTCATTAATGCGTCCACGTTATGACCAGGTGATGAACTTTGGTTGGAAAATTTGCTTGCCATTGGCGTTGGTTAACCTTTTGGTAACTGGTGCTGTGATTCTGATGAATCAGGCCTAA
- the nuoL gene encoding NADH-quinone oxidoreductase subunit L — MSYLYLTILFPLIGFVLLAAGRNKLPESVAAIIGVGAVGLSALFALIAGMDFVNNGSTAVVQHLWTWFSVGGFAPGISLQLDGLSLLMLGMVTGVGFLIHIFASWYMRGEEDFARFFSYFNLFVASMLLLVLGDNLALLFLGWEGVGLCSYLLIGYYYQNPANGLAAIKAFTVTRIGDVFLLIAMFLIFQQFGTLNIQYIVENAATVMTQSSSLTIWTALLLFLGAAGKSAQIPLQTWLADAMAGPTPVSALIHAATMVTAGVYLCCRLFAVFELAPEVMVFISITGAVTLLVAGFAALVQTDIKRILAYSTMSQLGYMFMAVGAEAYQAGLFHMLTHAFFKALLFLSSGAVILAYHHEQNIFKMGGLFYKNKFLFACFAIGGGALAAIPFLTIGFFSKDAILAAVWTQSHIAGLPVYNTLYWVGVAGAFLTSIYTFRLIWVVFFGKENTPYHEIKGATYWAPLAILAVLSTGLAIVLKAPVMSILDAAQIPAFIIPEALEAGAHGAEYIAIAVALTGLAVGVVLFAFAYNAVKRFAATSVGAGLVNICRNALGFDTLYDIIFVKPYLMFAKIFGRDPIDGLWLVLPALVKGGHSFTSSRQTGSLREYASSMGLGVVVLLMILIVIQVVGK; from the coding sequence ATGAGTTATTTATATCTAACAATTTTATTTCCGCTCATTGGTTTTGTCCTGTTGGCGGCGGGGCGTAACAAGCTTCCGGAATCTGTTGCAGCGATCATTGGTGTGGGTGCAGTCGGTTTATCTGCACTGTTCGCACTGATTGCGGGTATGGACTTTGTTAACAATGGTTCAACTGCAGTAGTACAACACCTTTGGACCTGGTTCAGTGTTGGTGGTTTTGCTCCGGGCATCAGCTTGCAACTGGATGGTTTATCTTTACTGATGCTGGGCATGGTGACAGGTGTGGGTTTCTTGATTCACATCTTTGCATCATGGTACATGCGTGGTGAAGAAGACTTCGCACGTTTCTTCTCTTACTTCAACCTGTTCGTTGCTAGCATGTTGTTGCTGGTATTGGGCGATAACCTGGCGTTGTTATTCCTAGGTTGGGAAGGCGTAGGTCTGTGTTCATACCTGTTGATCGGTTATTACTACCAGAACCCTGCAAATGGTCTGGCGGCAATCAAGGCATTTACCGTGACCCGTATCGGTGATGTATTCTTGCTGATTGCCATGTTCCTGATCTTCCAGCAATTCGGTACCTTGAACATTCAGTACATCGTTGAAAATGCAGCGACTGTAATGACACAAAGTTCATCTCTGACCATCTGGACAGCATTGTTATTGTTCTTGGGTGCGGCGGGTAAATCTGCACAGATCCCGTTACAAACATGGTTAGCCGATGCGATGGCAGGTCCGACACCTGTTTCTGCATTGATCCATGCTGCAACGATGGTAACAGCGGGTGTTTACCTGTGCTGCCGTCTGTTCGCAGTCTTTGAACTTGCGCCAGAAGTGATGGTATTTATTTCGATCACAGGTGCGGTGACCTTACTGGTTGCTGGTTTTGCTGCACTGGTTCAAACCGATATCAAACGTATTCTGGCTTACTCAACCATGAGTCAGCTGGGTTATATGTTTATGGCGGTGGGTGCTGAAGCGTATCAGGCTGGTCTGTTCCATATGCTAACTCACGCATTCTTCAAGGCACTCTTGTTCTTGTCGTCAGGTGCGGTGATTCTGGCTTACCATCACGAACAAAACATCTTCAAGATGGGTGGTCTGTTCTACAAGAACAAATTCCTGTTTGCATGTTTCGCGATTGGTGGCGGTGCATTGGCAGCGATTCCATTCCTGACCATTGGTTTCTTCTCAAAAGATGCGATTCTTGCTGCAGTCTGGACGCAAAGTCATATTGCTGGTTTACCGGTATATAACACGCTGTACTGGGTGGGTGTTGCAGGTGCATTCTTAACGTCTATTTATACATTCCGCTTAATCTGGGTTGTATTCTTCGGCAAAGAAAACACGCCTTATCATGAAATCAAAGGTGCAACTTACTGGGCGCCACTGGCGATTCTTGCTGTACTTTCAACAGGTCTGGCGATCGTTCTGAAAGCACCAGTGATGAGTATTCTGGATGCTGCACAAATTCCAGCCTTCATTATTCCTGAAGCGCTTGAAGCGGGTGCACATGGTGCTGAATACATCGCAATCGCTGTTGCGTTAACAGGTCTTGCAGTGGGTGTTGTGTTGTTCGCTTTTGCTTACAATGCAGTCAAACGTTTTGCAGCCACTTCTGTGGGTGCTGGCTTGGTCAATATCTGCCGTAATGCATTAGGTTTCGATACGCTGTATGACATCATTTTCGTGAAGCCATATTTAATGTTCGCGAAGATCTTTGGTCGTGATCCAATTGATGGCCTATGGCTGGTACTTCCTGCACTTGTTAAAGGTGGTCACAGCTTTACAAGTTCACGTCAAACCGGTTCACTGCGTGAATATGCATCTAGTATGGGGCTCGGTGTCGTTGTCCTACTGATGATCTTGATCGTGATTCAGGTCGTGGGGAAATAA
- the nuoG gene encoding NADH-quinone oxidoreductase subunit NuoG: protein MATIHVDGKSYEVNGSENLLQACLSLGIDIPYFCWHPSLGSVGSCRQCAVTQYANPEDTRGRLVMSCMTPASDNTYISIEDKEAKDFRASIVEFLMTNHPHDCPVCEEGGHCHLQDMTVMTQHDRRRYRFTKRTHYNQELGSFISHEMNRCIACYRCVRYYKDYAGGTDFGVYANASRVYFGRPESGTLESEFSGNLTEVCPTGVFTDKTHSARYNRKWDMQYAPSVCQGCSSGCNISPGERYGELRRVENRYNGEVNQYFLCDKGRFGTGYVNREDRPRQPQFRQGATVETVSVDAALDTVIANIQGKKVLGIGSPRASLESNFALRELVGQENFSTGLSQKEKNLVELAASIMQTEGVYNPNMREIESYDAVLILGEDLTQTAPRMALSVRQAAKNKGKEMAAERRTQEWLAEPVQRIAQDAKSPIYILAATQTRLSDVAEGEVVASPNDIARLGFAVAAAVAGETILGLDDDAKAFAQTIADTLKAAKKPLIISGTSLQDPAIMEAAAQVAQNLGNAGLTLTVPEVNSMGMAILGGQSLEQAFAQDYDTVIVVENDLYRRLPAAQVDAALAGKDVIVLDHSETETVKKADIVLSAASFAEGDGTVVSQEGRAQRFYQVYDPSYYNPELAIKESWRWLHALETGVKGKAISWTLLDDVIESVAKNVPALEGILDVAPDAGFRVHGLKVAREPRRYSGRTSMRSPLSVHEPKQPTDQDSALTFSMEGYVGDQTPSPLVPFAWSAGWNSPQAWNKFQETVGGSLKGGDSGVRLFDRLAKRPARTFVAPAPVLVNAESFRLVPMHHIFGSGEFTVKTPAMETRIPEAVFAVGEQDAARLNVQDGQTITVKAGETSIVLPVQVIEYLPTGYIGYPIGLVPTVSLAEPVSVAVGV from the coding sequence ATGGCTACAATTCATGTCGATGGCAAATCGTATGAAGTCAACGGCTCGGAAAACTTGCTACAAGCATGTTTGAGTCTTGGCATTGATATCCCATACTTTTGTTGGCATCCATCCTTAGGTTCTGTCGGTTCTTGCCGTCAATGTGCCGTGACCCAGTACGCGAATCCAGAAGATACGCGTGGCCGTTTGGTCATGTCATGTATGACGCCAGCATCTGACAATACCTACATCTCGATTGAAGACAAAGAAGCCAAAGATTTCCGTGCTTCGATTGTTGAATTCTTGATGACCAACCATCCGCACGACTGTCCAGTCTGTGAAGAAGGGGGTCACTGTCATTTACAAGATATGACTGTAATGACGCAGCATGACCGTCGTCGCTACCGTTTCACGAAGCGTACCCATTACAACCAGGAGCTTGGCTCATTCATTTCTCACGAAATGAACCGTTGTATCGCGTGTTACCGTTGTGTGCGTTATTACAAAGACTACGCAGGTGGTACGGACTTCGGCGTGTATGCCAATGCATCACGTGTGTACTTCGGTCGTCCTGAATCAGGTACTTTAGAGTCTGAATTCTCGGGCAACCTGACTGAAGTATGTCCAACAGGTGTATTCACCGACAAAACTCATTCGGCTCGCTACAACCGTAAATGGGACATGCAGTATGCGCCAAGCGTATGCCAAGGCTGTTCTTCAGGTTGTAACATCTCTCCGGGTGAGCGTTATGGCGAACTTCGCCGCGTAGAAAACCGTTATAACGGTGAAGTCAACCAGTACTTCCTATGCGACAAAGGCCGTTTCGGTACAGGTTATGTGAACCGTGAGGACCGTCCGCGTCAACCACAATTCCGTCAAGGTGCAACTGTTGAAACTGTTTCAGTGGATGCAGCACTAGACACGGTCATTGCAAATATCCAGGGCAAAAAAGTATTGGGTATTGGTTCACCGCGTGCATCACTTGAATCAAACTTCGCACTTCGTGAGTTGGTGGGTCAAGAGAACTTCTCAACAGGTCTATCTCAAAAAGAAAAGAATCTGGTTGAGTTGGCAGCTTCTATCATGCAAACCGAGGGTGTTTACAACCCGAACATGCGTGAAATTGAAAGCTACGATGCTGTGTTAATTTTGGGTGAAGACCTCACACAAACTGCGCCACGTATGGCTTTATCTGTTCGCCAGGCTGCGAAAAATAAAGGCAAAGAGATGGCGGCAGAGCGCCGTACGCAAGAATGGTTAGCTGAGCCGGTACAACGTATTGCCCAAGATGCAAAATCTCCGATTTACATCCTGGCTGCGACACAAACCCGTTTGTCTGATGTTGCTGAAGGCGAAGTGGTTGCTTCTCCAAACGACATCGCGCGTTTAGGTTTTGCAGTTGCTGCAGCAGTTGCGGGTGAAACGATTCTTGGTTTAGATGACGATGCCAAAGCATTTGCACAAACCATTGCGGACACTTTAAAAGCTGCGAAGAAACCACTGATTATCTCGGGTACAAGCTTGCAAGATCCTGCCATCATGGAAGCTGCTGCACAAGTTGCACAGAATCTGGGTAATGCAGGTCTGACCTTGACGGTTCCTGAAGTGAACTCGATGGGTATGGCAATCTTGGGTGGTCAAAGCCTAGAGCAAGCATTTGCACAAGATTACGATACTGTGATTGTGGTTGAAAACGACCTTTACCGTCGTCTTCCTGCTGCACAGGTTGATGCTGCACTTGCAGGTAAAGATGTGATCGTACTGGATCATTCTGAAACTGAAACAGTGAAAAAAGCCGACATCGTACTTTCTGCCGCAAGCTTTGCGGAAGGTGATGGTACGGTTGTATCGCAAGAAGGCCGTGCACAACGTTTCTACCAAGTGTATGACCCAAGCTACTACAATCCTGAATTGGCGATCAAAGAATCTTGGCGCTGGTTACACGCTCTGGAAACAGGCGTAAAAGGCAAAGCGATTTCTTGGACTTTACTGGATGACGTAATCGAGTCAGTGGCGAAGAACGTTCCTGCGCTTGAAGGCATCCTGGATGTCGCACCTGATGCGGGCTTCCGTGTTCATGGCTTGAAAGTGGCACGTGAACCACGTCGTTACTCAGGTCGTACTTCAATGCGTTCGCCATTGTCTGTACATGAGCCGAAACAGCCTACAGATCAAGACTCTGCATTAACGTTCTCGATGGAAGGTTATGTCGGAGACCAGACCCCATCTCCACTGGTTCCATTTGCATGGTCTGCAGGCTGGAACTCGCCACAAGCCTGGAACAAGTTCCAGGAAACTGTGGGTGGTTCACTGAAAGGTGGTGATTCAGGCGTTCGTTTATTCGACCGTTTGGCAAAACGTCCGGCACGTACATTCGTTGCACCGGCACCTGTTCTGGTCAATGCTGAAAGCTTCCGTCTGGTACCAATGCACCATATCTTTGGTTCAGGTGAATTCACGGTAAAAACACCAGCGATGGAAACACGTATTCCTGAAGCGGTATTTGCAGTGGGTGAGCAGGATGCAGCGCGCCTGAATGTTCAAGATGGTCAGACAATCACGGTGAAAGCAGGTGAGACGTCAATCGTTCTTCCAGTTCAAGTGATTGAATATTTACCGACAGGTTATATTGGCTACCCAATCGGTCTGGTACCGACGGTATCTCTTGCAGAGCCTGTTTCAGTCGCGGTAGGAGTGTAA
- the nuoC gene encoding NADH-quinone oxidoreductase subunit C/D yields the protein MAETDIAMPESTSVDSRPAFAIIEELKTKFGENFFVQTTFEDFPTVWVERARVQEVLMFLRTVSRPYVMLFDLSAVDERLRTHRDGLPASDFTVFYHLLSLERNTDIRIKVALAESDLNLPTATNIWPNANWYEREAYDMFGINFEGHPMLRRILLPTYWEGHPLRKEYSARATEYTPYLQDKAKQDYEQEHLRFVPEDWGMKRGNADEDFMFLNLGPNHPSAHGAFRVILQLDGEEVKDCVPDIGYHHRGVEKMAERQTWHSFIPYTDRVDYLGGCAQNMPYVLGVEQMAGITVPDRAQCIRVMMSELFRINNHLLFIGTAIQDAGGMTPVFYMFADRQKIYDAIEAITGYRMHPAWFRIGGTAHDLPNNWQHLIREILDWMPKRLKEYHTAALKNSVFVGRTRNVAQYDAKSALAWGVTGTGLRATGIDFDVRKYRPYSGYENYDFEVPVEYEGDAYARVIVHYREIEESLKIIKQCLDNMPSGAYKADHPLAVPPPKDKTLQDIETLITHFLSVSWGPVMPAGEASVMAEVVKGASNYYLTSDKSTMSYRTRIRTPTFTHLQQMPSVINGSLMSDLIIYLATIDVVMADVDR from the coding sequence ATGGCTGAAACTGACATTGCTATGCCAGAATCAACGTCTGTTGATTCACGCCCAGCATTTGCCATCATTGAAGAACTCAAAACCAAATTTGGTGAGAACTTCTTTGTGCAAACGACTTTCGAGGATTTCCCGACAGTCTGGGTTGAGCGCGCACGTGTACAAGAAGTTTTAATGTTCTTGCGTACAGTGTCACGTCCTTACGTGATGTTGTTCGACTTGTCAGCGGTAGATGAGCGTCTACGTACGCACCGCGACGGTTTACCTGCGTCTGACTTCACAGTGTTCTATCACTTGTTGTCGCTCGAGCGTAATACTGACATTCGTATTAAAGTTGCTTTAGCTGAAAGCGATTTGAATCTTCCAACAGCAACCAATATTTGGCCAAATGCCAACTGGTACGAACGTGAAGCTTACGATATGTTCGGGATCAATTTCGAAGGGCATCCAATGCTCCGTCGTATCTTGTTGCCAACCTATTGGGAAGGTCATCCGCTACGTAAAGAATATTCTGCACGTGCGACTGAATATACGCCATATTTGCAAGATAAAGCCAAACAGGACTACGAACAGGAACATCTTCGCTTCGTCCCTGAAGATTGGGGTATGAAGCGCGGCAATGCCGATGAAGACTTCATGTTCCTGAACTTGGGTCCGAACCATCCATCTGCGCACGGTGCGTTCCGTGTGATCTTGCAGCTGGACGGTGAAGAAGTGAAAGACTGTGTGCCTGATATCGGTTATCACCACCGCGGTGTGGAAAAGATGGCTGAACGTCAAACCTGGCATTCATTCATTCCGTATACAGACCGTGTCGACTACCTCGGTGGTTGTGCGCAAAACATGCCTTACGTGCTTGGCGTAGAGCAAATGGCGGGTATTACTGTACCTGACCGTGCGCAATGTATCCGCGTGATGATGTCTGAACTGTTCCGTATCAATAACCACTTGCTGTTCATTGGTACTGCGATTCAGGATGCCGGCGGTATGACGCCAGTCTTCTACATGTTCGCCGATCGTCAGAAAATCTATGACGCGATTGAGGCGATCACCGGTTACCGTATGCACCCGGCATGGTTCCGTATCGGTGGTACTGCACACGACCTTCCAAACAACTGGCAGCATCTGATCCGTGAAATCCTGGACTGGATGCCGAAACGTTTGAAGGAATACCATACTGCAGCGCTGAAAAACTCGGTGTTTGTGGGTCGTACCCGTAATGTTGCGCAATACGATGCAAAATCTGCATTGGCTTGGGGTGTAACAGGTACAGGTTTACGTGCTACAGGTATCGACTTTGACGTACGTAAATACCGCCCATATAGCGGTTATGAAAATTACGACTTCGAAGTACCGGTTGAGTATGAAGGCGATGCCTATGCACGCGTCATCGTTCACTACCGTGAAATCGAAGAATCACTGAAAATTATCAAACAATGTTTAGATAATATGCCGTCTGGTGCGTACAAAGCAGACCATCCATTGGCTGTTCCACCACCAAAAGACAAAACATTACAAGATATTGAAACCTTGATTACGCACTTCCTGAGCGTATCTTGGGGTCCTGTAATGCCGGCGGGTGAAGCATCTGTGATGGCAGAAGTGGTGAAAGGCGCGTCGAATTACTACTTGACTTCAGACAAGTCAACCATGAGTTACCGTACCCGTATCCGTACACCAACCTTCACGCATTTACAGCAAATGCCTTCTGTGATTAACGGCAGCCTTATGTCTGACTTAATCATTTATTTAGCGACCATTGACGTCGTAATGGCTGACGTGGATCGCTAA
- the nuoF gene encoding NADH-quinone oxidoreductase subunit NuoF: protein MNTEPKPIYGDGNPETHPLTWRLSKQANVRNADDYEALEGYAGFKKALTMSPKDVLEVVKAATVKGRGGAGFPAGIKWSLMAPNDNSGPRYLICNADEMEPGTFKDRLLMEDLPHQLIEGMLIAGYTLEATHGYIFIRGEYIEAAQYLNEALEQVRAKGYLGDNILGTGWNFELHVHTGAGRYICGEETALINSLEGRRANPRTKPPFPQVAGAWGRPTIVNNVETYNNLPAIMLRGPEWYINLSAGKSKDPGTKIYGASGKVKFPGLWELPFGTTAREVIEDHAGGMRDGLKLKAWLPGGASTDFLAAEHIDLPMDAESIMKAGSRLGTCLLMVVDETQCMVSATRNLEEFFARESCGFCTPCRDGLPWAVKALKALEDGTGKKEDIDHLQELTRKLWIGKTFCAHAPGAMEPLMGALKYFRGEFEAKVVNAAAQTSNVEQA from the coding sequence ATGAATACTGAACCAAAACCAATTTATGGCGACGGTAACCCGGAAACGCATCCATTAACATGGCGTTTAAGCAAACAAGCCAACGTACGTAATGCAGATGATTACGAAGCGCTGGAAGGTTATGCAGGCTTTAAAAAAGCACTGACCATGTCGCCTAAAGATGTATTGGAAGTGGTTAAGGCAGCGACTGTAAAAGGTCGTGGTGGTGCAGGCTTCCCGGCAGGTATCAAATGGTCTTTGATGGCGCCAAACGACAACTCAGGTCCACGTTACCTGATTTGTAATGCCGATGAGATGGAACCAGGTACCTTTAAAGACCGTTTGTTGATGGAAGATCTTCCGCATCAATTGATCGAAGGCATGCTGATTGCAGGCTATACGCTTGAAGCAACACACGGTTATATCTTTATCCGTGGCGAGTACATTGAAGCTGCTCAGTACTTAAATGAAGCACTTGAGCAAGTTCGTGCCAAAGGTTACTTAGGGGATAACATCCTTGGTACAGGCTGGAACTTCGAGTTACACGTGCATACCGGTGCGGGTCGTTATATCTGCGGTGAAGAAACTGCATTGATTAACTCGCTAGAAGGTCGCCGTGCCAACCCGCGCACTAAACCGCCATTCCCGCAAGTTGCAGGTGCTTGGGGTCGTCCTACGATTGTCAACAACGTAGAGACCTACAACAACTTACCAGCCATCATGCTGCGTGGTCCTGAATGGTATATCAACTTGTCTGCGGGTAAGTCGAAAGATCCAGGCACCAAGATTTATGGTGCATCAGGTAAGGTAAAATTCCCGGGTCTATGGGAGCTTCCATTTGGTACGACAGCACGTGAAGTGATTGAAGACCATGCGGGTGGTATGCGTGACGGCTTAAAACTGAAAGCATGGTTACCGGGTGGTGCATCGACTGACTTCCTGGCTGCCGAGCATATTGATCTTCCTATGGATGCGGAAAGCATCATGAAAGCAGGTTCGCGTTTAGGGACTTGTTTGTTGATGGTGGTAGATGAAACCCAATGTATGGTTTCAGCGACACGTAACCTCGAAGAATTCTTTGCACGCGAATCATGTGGTTTCTGTACGCCTTGCCGTGATGGCTTACCTTGGGCTGTGAAAGCGCTGAAAGCACTGGAAGATGGCACAGGTAAGAAAGAAGATATCGATCACTTACAAGAACTGACTCGTAAGCTTTGGATTGGTAAAACTTTCTGTGCCCACGCACCGGGTGCAATGGAGCCGCTTATGGGCGCACTCAAATATTTCCGTGGCGAATTTGAAGCGAAGGTTGTGAATGCCGCCGCTCAAACCAGCAACGTAGAACAAGCTTAA
- the nuoJ gene encoding NADH-quinone oxidoreductase subunit J: MWPFYLMALVAIVSTVRVVTNANPVHALLSLIVSLLAVAGMFLIVGAPFAGALEVIVYAGAIMVLFVFVVMMLNLGEQTVEQERKWLTSSAWAYPALMSFLIGLVLVWVLNSDYTQASLVMGTEMVGPKAVGQALFTQYLLLVEVAAMLLLAALVAAFHLGKREPDAEEEKE; encoded by the coding sequence ATGTGGCCATTTTATTTAATGGCCCTCGTGGCCATTGTCTCTACGGTTCGCGTGGTGACTAACGCGAATCCGGTACATGCTTTATTAAGCCTGATCGTGTCATTGCTTGCAGTCGCAGGCATGTTCCTGATCGTCGGTGCGCCATTCGCTGGTGCGCTGGAAGTGATCGTTTATGCGGGCGCGATCATGGTGTTGTTCGTGTTCGTGGTGATGATGCTGAACCTGGGTGAGCAGACCGTTGAACAAGAACGCAAATGGTTGACCTCATCGGCTTGGGCTTATCCGGCGTTGATGAGCTTCCTGATCGGTTTGGTGCTGGTATGGGTATTAAACTCTGATTACACACAAGCTTCACTGGTAATGGGTACAGAAATGGTGGGCCCGAAAGCAGTGGGTCAAGCACTCTTTACGCAATACTTGTTGTTGGTTGAAGTTGCCGCGATGTTATTGCTTGCTGCCTTGGTAGCTGCATTCCATTTGGGTAAACGTGAACCAGATGCAGAAGAGGAAAAAGAATAA